In the Granulosicoccus antarcticus IMCC3135 genome, TTCCCTACTATCTGACTGGCCTGACGGAAAATCTTGACTCAGAGGAAGCTGGAACTGATGCGGAGGAGGAGGAACGCTCTTCCGACGCCGTACTCAATAGCTTCTGGCACAACAGCGGCGGCAATGTAGTCGGTGCAGTCAATGAGTCCGGAGCGCCGGATTATGCCCCGGTAACAACGGGCACCGAAACCATTCCGGTCCTGATGAGTGTTCCCAATGAGGGTGAGATGCCTGCCGATGGTTGGCCTGTCACGATCTACCAGCATGGTATTACACGCAGCCGAACTGACATGCTGGCCATTGCCGATGCCATGGCTGATGCAGGTCGGGTTGTCATCGCCATCGACATGCCCATGCACGGTCTTATTGATACGACCAGCCCTCTGCACGCCGATAACACACCCTTCGGCGAGCGCGAGCGCACCTTCGGTATCGATCTGATGGTCAATCCACTGGCAGAGGATGAGACAGCCGATGCTGATGCACCGACTGAAGGCCCTGATGGCAAGGCTGACCCTTCAGGTCAGTACTATATCAACCTGCAGAACCTGGCTAACTCTCGTGACAACCTGCGCCAATCCGTTGCCGACCTGTTCGCATTGCGGGCCAGCCTGGGCGGCGCCTCGATTGAGGGCTTGCAACTGGATCCGAACAATCTGAACTTTGTCGGTCATTCACTGGGAGGCATTGTCGGTACGACCATGCTCTCTTATGACGATAGCTTCCATAGCGCAAGTCTTGCCATGCCCGGTGGTGGTATCGCCCAACTGCTGGCCAATTCTGAATCTTTGAGTGGCAGAATCAACGATGGCCTGGCAGCAGCAGGAATCCCTACAGGTTCTGATGAATACAACAGCTTCCTGACAGTTGCGCAGACACTGCTGGATTCGGCCGATCCGGTCAATCACGCGACCACACTGGCTCAAGCCGGCAGACCTCAAGTGCATCTGATGGAAGTGATCGGAGATCTGGTGATTCCCAACAATGTAGCAACAGCTCCTCTGTCCGGTACTGATCCGTTGGCGCGACTGCTGGGACTGACGCAGGTTGCAGAGACCTCCAGCACCGGTGGTCTGGTGAAATTCTCAGCTGGCGACCATGGTTCGATTATCAGCCCCGAAGCAAGTCTGGCAACCACCATCGAGATGCAGACACAGGTAGCAACCTTTGCCGCCTCGCAGGGTACGGTTCTCCCCATCACGAATAGTGACGTGATTGCACCTCTGCCCTAGTCAGCAGTTGCCACTCACCGGCGCCAGGGAAGGCGCCATTTCAACTTTCCACCATCCTATCAAGGGAGATAACTCATGCGCATCGCCAAGCGCTCAGTTTATAGCTGGACCAACTCCATTGCCCTACCCAGCCTGGTCATGACTCTGGCCCTGTTGGCAGGTCCGCTGCACGCCGCTAAAGTAGGTGGCCTCACTCTGGACGAGACCATCCCGGTGGGTTCCACACAAACCCACTACAACGGCGCGGGTCTGCGCAAGAAACTGTTTATCAAACTCTATGTGGGCAGCCTTTATCTGGAGACAGCAAGCTCCGATGCCAGCACTATCATCGACGCCGACGAAGCCATGGCTATCAGGCTGAATATCCTGTCGGGCATGCTGACCCGCGACAAGTTATTGAAGGCTCTCAAGGAAGGCTTTGATAACGCCACTGGCGGTAATACAGCACCTATCCAGCCGCAGATCGATCAGATGATCGGCCTGATGCAGGACAAGATAAGCCCTGGAGATTCATTGACACTGGCTTATGAGCCGGGTGTCGGAACTCATGTTCTGAAGAACGGAACTGAATTGAGCGTGATTGAAGGACTGCCCTTCAAGTCGGCCTTGTTTGGTATCTGGTTGTCGAGCAAGCCAGCACAGGGATCCCTGAAATCCGCCATGTTGGGCAGCTAGTCGTCTCTCAGCTTGAAGCTTGCGAGTTCAGCAAGTCGGTTTATCCCCCGGCTCAAACGTACTTTCACTGGCTGCGATTCTGCCTGATCCCCTCAAAACGATAGAACAACTGCCGGATTGATCCGGCAGCTGCTTGTCGAAGGATCACTGCTCAAGGGATAGTGAACCCATTATTTCACGATCCCTTATCCGGCAACTCCCGGAAAGTCGTCCACTCTGACCACAACCTCGATTGCCTCAGCCGCTTGCAACAGCAAGTCTGCCTCGGCCGACTCGATAACTTTTTCCTGCACCAGTTGCTGCAACCAGTCGGCATAGTCGACGGCATAGGGCTTCAAGCGCAGACTTTCCTTGAGCTTATGCTCGGCATCTGTCGCCGCCAGCACACGCTTCAGAGCGTGCTCGATGCAACCGGTCACATCCTTCGGGTCATCACTGACAAACACACCCTCAGTCAGTCTGTCACGTGCAGGTGAGTCATCCAGAAGAATACGTGCACAGGCCTGCGTCAGCGCATCATTCGGGGTGCGATAGCGACGTCCCAACGGAAACACAATGCCCCGCAACACCAAACCGATAAAGGTATTGGGGAAGTTTCGCAGTATCTGATCCAGTGCCACCTGGACCTGGAACAGTGAGTGACGAACCGACCATTCCAGTAACGGCCTGTCATCTTCGGGCCGACCCGTATCCTCGAATCGTTTGAGAACAGCTGAGGCCATATACATATGCATCAGACCATCGGCGAACCGGCCAGAGAGCATCTCCTTGCGCTTGAGACCGCCTCCCAGGAACAGCATGGCAAAGTCTGCCAGGAAAGAATAGGCAGCACTCATGCGAGCCAGACGACGATAGTATTTAGCGTTGTAGCCAACATCCGGCGCGGATGCAAAGTAACCCTTGGTCAAGCCATGGAACAATGATCGCGCCCCGTTCTGGATGGCGTAGCCAACATGCCCCATCAGTGCTTCATCAAAACTTTCCAGTGCCTCCTGCTGATTAGGCAATGAGGCAGCCGTGATCTCATCCATCAACCACGGATGACATCGGATAGCCCCTTGTCCGAAGATGATCAGGCTGCGAGTCAGAATGTTCGCACCTTCAACCGTGATACCCACCGGAATGGCCTGATAAGCCCTGCCCAGAAAGTTGCCGGGCCCCATGCAAATACCCTTACCGCCAATGATATCCATGCCATCGTTCAGAACGACACGCATACCCTCAGTGTTGTAATACTTGAGAATGGCCGATACGACGGACGGTTTTTCACCCTGATCCAGCGCAGAGCAGGTCAGGCGCCGACCCGCATCCATGGTGTAGGTCAAGCCGGCGATTCGGCCCAACGCTTCTTCGATACCTTCGAATTTACCAATAGGCAGATTGAACTGCTTGCGAACCCGGGCGTAAGCACCCACGTAGCGCGATGTCGCTTTGCCAGAAGCCACGCCATTGGAAGGCAGCGATATACCTCGCCCCACCGACAGAGACTCCATCAGCATGCGCCAGCCCTGACCTACCATGGGCTGTCCACCGATGATCCAGTCCATCGGAATAAAGACCTCATCACCGCTGTTGGGACCGTTCATGAAAGACTGATCAAGAGGGTAATGTCGACGACCGATCTTGACACCAGCCGTATCAGTCGGAATCAGAGCACAGGTAATACCCAGGTTCTCCTCATCACCCAGTAGATGATCCGGATCGTAGGCCTTGAAAGCCAGACCCAGCAGGGTGGCAACCGGGCCCAGTGTGATGTAACGCTTCTCCCAGGTGACTCGCATACCCAGCACCTCAGCACCTTCATGCTGGCCCATGCAGATGATGCCAAAGTCGGGCATGGCGCCCGCATCCGAACCGGCTGAAGGACCTGTCAGGGCAAAACAGGGGATTTCCTGACCAATGGCCAAGCGTGGCAAATAATAATCTTTCTGAGTCTCGGTACCGTAGTGCAACAACAATTCTGCAGGACCGAGTGAATTGGGCACCATGACAGTGACCGCGCCCGTTACGCTACGAGTCGCCAGTTTGGTTACCACTTCTGAATGCGCCATGGCTGAAAAGCCCAGGCCGCCGTAGGATTCGGGGATGACCATACCCAGAAAACGCTGATCCTTGATGAACTGCCAGACTTCAGGGGGCAAATCGTTCAGCTCATGGGTTATCTGCCAGTCATCCATCATGGCGCACAGCTCATTCACCGGGCCATCTACAAAAGCCTGTTCCGCCGGGCTCAAAGTGGCTTCGGGATAGGATTGAAGCGTGCTCCAATTGGGCGATCCGCGGAAAAGTTCGGCCTCCCACCAGACTGTTCCGGCATCAATGGCTGCCCGTTCTGTCTCTGACATGGGGGGTAACACCGCACGTACGTATTTCAGAATTGGGAAACTGAAAAAACGATGTCGCAGACTGCGAACATTGAACAGCACGCCGACAGCCACCAGCAGAAGCACCAGAATGGTACCTGCTACACCGGACAGAAAGCCCAGCCAGGAGGCCAACAGCAACACAAGAACAGTGGCGACACTCGCCACCGGTAAACTCAGTCGGTGCCGCGACAGCACGAAAAGTGTCAGCGCCAGCACTGCCAGCCAGAATATGATGCCCATATTAATGTAATCCGTTAAACGAAATTTGGTATGAAAAGTTGATGCCCATACCGTGATATCGACCAGAACCGGCGCCTACTCAGCCCCAGTCTGGCAACAAATACTTCTAAAGGTTACGTCTTTGCCATTCTGACCGGTTTCAGACAACCGCCCTCGCCTGTTACCAGATTACAAAACAGGGCAACTCTGCACGCCACAATTCTGTGACTACCCAGACATGTTACGCCCTGAATAAATCCGTTATAGTCTGCACAAATTCATGGCCTCTCCAGCGTGGCCAACAGCACAGACGGCACTCTCTGATCATGGACACAATGAAAACAGCCTATCTCAACATTCTGGAATCTGTTGGCGAGGATCCGGAACGGGACGGTCTGCGCGATACTCCAGAGCGTGCGGCGAAGGCCATGGCATTTCTGACCCATGGCTATCAACAGACACTCGAAGAAGTCGTCAACGGGGCTATTTTCGAATCTGAAAGTGATGAGATGGTGATAGTCAAGAACATCGAACTCTACTCACTGTGTGAACATCATCTGCTGCCCTTCATTGGCAAATGCCATGTCGCCTACCTGCCCAGAGGCAAGGTCATCGGTTTGTCAAAAATAGCCCGTATCGTCGATATGTACGCACGTCGGCTGCAGATCCAGGAATCGCTGACTCACCAGATTGCCACGGCCGTACTGGAAGTCACCGGTGGACGGGGTGTCGGCGTGATCATCGAATCTCAGCATATGTGCATGATGATGCGCGGTGTCCAGAAGCAGAACTCCTCCATGACCACCTCCTCCATGTTGGGCCTGTTTCGCAAGGACATCAATACCCGTAACGAATTTTTGCAATTGGTCAAAGACTGATCATTCTTCTGCAGCTGCCTGCATGTTCCACAAATCAGCATACAAACCGCCGCCGGTGAGGAGCTGCTCATGGGTGCCGCGTTCCACGATACGTCCGGCATCGAGCACGATGATCTGATCCGCATCGACCACGGTTGACAAGCGGTGGGCAATGACCAGTGAAGTGGCTCGTCTTGCCACCGCATTCATGCCTTCCAGAATGGCCTGTTCGCTGCGCGTGTCGAGACTGGATGTCGCCTCATCAAAAATGATGATGGGCGGATCCTTGACCACAACCCGGGCAATCGCCATACGCTGCTTTTCACCGCCGGAGAGTTTCAGTCCGCGTTCGCCGACCACGGTCTCGTAGCCCTGTGGCAGTTCGCTGATGAAGGTATCCAGATTGGCACGTCGCGCCGCCTCGGCAACCCGCTCATCATCGGCTTCCGGATGGGCATAGGCCAGGTTATAACGAATGGTGTCGTTGAACATGACGGTATCCTGCGGTACCACACCCAGCGCGTCGCGCAAGCTGGTCTGGGTGCAATCACGTACATCCACCCCATCGATCAGCACCTGCCCCTGGTCCACGTCATAGAAACGGAACAACAAGCGCGACAGGGTGGATTTGCCCGCACCCGATGGCCCGACCACAGCCACCTTGCTACCAGGCTCCACCGTGAAGCTGATGCCTCGCAAGATAGGCCGCTCTGGCAGATAGGCAAATTCGACATCACGAAACTCGATACGAGCCTGTTTGACAACCAGCGCCTGGGCGTCTGGCTTATCCTGAATCTCCGGCGTGCGCTCCAGCAACCGGAGCACCAGATCCATATCAGCCAGTGCGTACTGCAATCCACGATAGACCACACCCAGCACATTCAGTGGCACGAACAATTGCAGCATCATGGCATTGATCAGCACGATGTCGCCCAGCGAGATCACATTATTGCTGACATCGCGCACCGCCAGCATCATGATCAGTGTGACACCCAGCGAGACAATGGCTGCCTGTCCGAAATTGAGCGTCGACATGGTGACCTGACTGCGAACACCCGCATTGGCCCAGTCAGTCATGTGCTCATCGTAGGCGGCAATCTCGCGCTTTTCGTTGTTGAAGTACTTGACCGTCTCGTAGTTCAACAGACTGTCCACGGCCCGGCCACTGGCCAGTGAATCCAGACGGTTCATCTCATGGCGAAACTGCATGCGCCAGCCGGAAAAGAACAATGTGAATCCGACATAGACTGCTACCGTGCCAAACACCACGGCCGTGTACTGCCAGCCATAACCGCCCAGCAGTATGGCGGCAACCAACAGAAACTCGGCAGCCGTCGGCACGATATTGAACACCAGCAGGTTGACGATGGAACTCAGGCTGGAAGTACCGCGAGACAGATCCTTGGCAATACTGCCGGTGCGTCGTTCCAGATGGAAGGACAGCGACAGATCATGTAACTTTGTCAGCACGCGGCTGGATAGCTGCTGCATGGCGCGATAACGCACCCGTGAAAACAGGGCATCTCGCAATTCGGTGAACAGGGAGCTGCTCATACGTAGCAGCCCATAGGCGGCCACCAGGCCCAGGCCAACCAGCAACACATTATCGCTGGCAGCCGCAGCGGCGTCATTCAAGGGCGCTGCCGCAGCGCTATTCTTGTCCAGCGTATCAATGATGCGCTTGAGCACCAACGGCACAGCCACGATCGCAAGCTTGCTGAGCATCAGAAAACCCAGCGCAACCAGCACCCGCCCGCGGTATTCCCACAGGTAGGTTGACAGCTTCTTCAGGTTCTCGATATCACGCCGGTTGCTGTGAGGCGCTTGTTCGCGGCCTCCCCCCATGCCCATCATGCCGTACGCCTCGCATCACTGGTCACATACTCCAGCGCCTGCTCCACCAGCGCTACCGCATCGGTGGTCTTGCTGGCATGCTCACTCAAGTGACGACGCCACAGACGGGAACCAGGCACTTCCTGAAACAGGGGAATCAGATGTCGACTCAGGGAGCTCATGCGGACACCTTGATCCAGCCACTCCTGCATGTAGCGGGCATAGGCAAGGGCAACTGCGCTGAGTGTTTCCAGATCAGCAAGATGTTCATAGCCGCCAGCCAGTTCGGGAAAAATCCGCTGATCTGATTCGGCCAGCATCGCCGGACTGTAATAGGCCGCACGTCCCACCATCACACCATCGACCTGCTGCAGATGCTCCAGACTCGCATCGAGACTGTCGATACCGCCGTTGATACTGATGTGCAACTGCGGAAAGGCCTGCTTCAGGCGATAGACATATTCGTAGCGAAGCGGTGGAATGGTGCGATTCTCTTTCGGGCTGAGACCATCCAGCCAGGCCTTGCGCGCATGGACAGTGAAATATTCACAGCCACTGGCCGCCACCTGATCGACGAAGGACTCCAGCGCTTCGTAACTATCATCCCGATCAATACCCAATCGACACTTGACGGTCACCGGCACATCCACGGCGGCAGCCATGCCGGCCACCACATCACGCACCAATTGCGGCTCTGCCATCAGACAGGCGCCAAAACGCCCGGCCTTGACCCGATCACTGGGGCAGCCAACGTTCATGTTGATTTCGTCGTAGCCCCATTCAGCGCCGATGGCTGCCGCCTGCGCCATCTCGGCCACATCCGATCCACCAAGCTGCAGCACCACAGGCCCTTCAGCCGCGTGCTTGCCCAGCAAATAGCTGCGATCACCGTGAATCACCGCCTTGCATGTCAGCATTTCGGTGTACAGGAGTGTGTGCCGCGTCAGCAGACGGGCAAGATACCGGTAGTGACGGTCTGTCAGCTCCATCATCGGAGCAACGACCAGTTTCCGGTGGGCTTTATCAAAGGGTTCAGGCATGCGTGCGGAGTCTATCGGCTGGAGGGCAGTATCGCCAGTGTGATATGCCCTGTTACGTCTGTCTTTCCCAAACGGAACATCTGTAAAGGGGTTTTTCTTAACTTTTGTCAAAGCATGCAGTATTTGGCCCGCAGTACTCTGTCCCGACAGCTGGACTCCTCATTACAAGGGTATTCGTCTGCCAGACAACAACTATTAAAAGAGTCCTGAATTTATCAGGTTCAGCTAACAGCGATTAGCGTGATGTTCCATTCACAAGCGCAAGCTGACAGCGTCACCCGCAATTATCTCGACTGACAGGCCTAGCACGCATGCAAGAGCACGACGCCTTTCCTGATTCTCCCACTTTTCCCGATGGCGTTGTACATGCCGTCAGAGGGGCTGTCGTGGATGTCGTCTTCGCAGGTTCGGAGTTGCCGCCCATCAACTCGGCACTGGTCGTGAAATGGGATAAGCCAACGCCCTTGATTCTTGAGGTTCACAGTCATCTGGATCTTCAGACTCTGCGCGCAGTGGCCTTTCAGACGACGACGGGACTGGCACGTGGGGTTGCGGTTCAGGCAACAGGTGCGCCGATCACAGTGCCAGTGGGAGACGCCGTTCTCGGGCGGTTACTGGATGTCGTCGGCAACCCCCATGACAACGGGCCAGCCCTGCCCCCTGATACGCCGCGCCGCCCCATTCACGCGCTCCCCCCGCTGCTGAGCTCGCAAAGCCGTACCACGGATGTATTCGAGACCGGCATCAAGATAATTGATCTGCTAACGCCGATGGCACAAGGTGGCAAGGCTGCCATGTTCGGCGGAGCCGGGGTGGGAAAGACGGTTCTGGTGATGGAACTCATCCGTGCCATGGTTGAAAAGTACGCAGGCATCTCGGTTTTTGCCGGTATCGGTGAGCGTTCACGCGAAGGTCACGAACTGCTGACCGAAATGCAGGATTCCGGCGTACTGGAACGCACCGTACTGGTCTACAGTCAGATGAATGAGCCGCCCGGAGCACGCTGGCGAGCACCATTGACAGCACTGAGCGTGTCGGAATACTTTCGCGATCAGAAACACCAGAACGTATTGCTACTGATGGACAACGTGTTTCGTTTTGTGCAGGCAGGCGCTGAAGTGTCAAGCCTGCTGGGACGCCTGCCCTCGCGTGTTGGTTATCAGCCGACGCTAGCCACCGAAGTGGCTGGATTGCAGGAACGCATCGCATCGGTAACAGGATCGGCCGTCACGGCCATTCAGGCCGTTTATGTGCCTGCTGATGACTTCACCGATCCGGCTGTGACAACCATCTCCAGCCATATGGATTGCGTCATCATGCTGTCCAGAGCCCAGGCGGCAGAGGGTTTTTACCCGGCCATCGATCCGCTGGGTTCCTCATCCATGCTGCTCGACCCATTGGTTGTCGGCGATGAGCACTACCAGATTGCCGAGTCTGTCCGTCAGGCGCTGGCACGGTTCAGGGAACTGACCGACATCATATCCTTACTGGGGATCGAGGAACTGAGCACCGCCGACCGGCAAATAGTGAAGCGCGCACGCCGGCTACAGCGTTTTCTCACCCAGCCGTTCATGGTGACTGAGGCCTTTACCGGCATACCCGGTGCCAGTGTGCCGCTGGCTGACACCCTGTCAGGTTGTCGTGCCATTCTGGATGGCGCAGCCGATGACTGGTCGGAAAGCTCGCTGTACATGGTAGGCACCTTAGAGGATGCCCGCCAGAAAGAGAGCGCCGCGAAGGCTCGTGATACCTCTGATACAGAGGCCGCAAAGTGAGGTTGATAATCGTAACGCCTCTGTCGATCGTCGTGGATGAAGAGATCGACAGTCTGCGGGCTGAGGATGCCAGCGGTAGTTTTGGCGTGCTCGCCGGTCACACCCCCTTTCTGACGGCACTCACGGTCTCCATCGTCAGCTGGCATCAGGCAGAGAATGAGCGATTCTGTGCTGTACGAGGTGGCGTCATGACCATCAAAGAGGGACGCGCCATCGATATTGCCACCCGCGAGGCTGTCGTCGGTGATGATCTGGCAACGCTGGATACAGTGGTATTGACCCGATTCCAGACAGACGCTGATGCGGAGCGCACCGAACATGTCGAAACGGTGCGCCTGCAGCTACACGCGATCCGTCGAATGATCAGCCGGTTGCAGCCAGAGTCAGGCAAGGGTAAGTTTCTGTGAGCAACAAGCCACCCAAGCCGCCAGAAAACGATCCTCTGGTTACGCAAACCCGCCTGCACCGCGATCGGCGCGAACGCTGGCTGCGTGAGGGCGACCAGTCCATCGGCCGTCATCTGGCGCAGATTGGTGTACTGGGCTGGATCTACGTCGCGCCAACGCTGCTGGGCCTGTATTTCGGTCGCTGGCTTGATGAGCACTTTGCTACAGGCATCTTCTGGAGCGCAACCTTCATCGTTCTGGGGCTTTGCCTGGGTGGCTGGAGCGCCTGGAAATGGATGAACGCGCGATGATTGACTTATCCACATGGCCGCTGACGGCAACTCTTCCGATCTGCTTTCTGGGAGGCATGATACTGGGCTATGGCTATTTCCGAGCTTTGCAGGAGACAACCAATCTGCTGGTTAGCCAGAGGCCTTTGCCCTGGATCCTGGGACTGACTCTGATGCGCATGGGGCTGCTTGGCGCAGGCTTCTACCTTGCCGCACAGGCAGGTGCTTATGCCCTGCTGGCAGCCCTTGCCGGTGTCCTGTTGTCCAAAGCTCTGCTGCTGCGTCGCATAAACAGGAAACAACCATGAATTCTCCGCTGTCCTCCGTTGTTCTGTTTCATATCGGACCCGTGCCGATCTCGCAGGCGATTCTCACCACCTGGGGCATCATGCTGGTGCTGGTGTTGGGTGCCTTTGTGCTGACCCGACGGCTCGATTTGAAGCCGGATAAACGCCAGACTGTGCTTGAGCTGATCGTTGTTACGCTGGACACACAGATTCGTGAGACCAGTGGCGCTGAACCTGCGCCCTATCGCGGATTCATAGGCACTCTGTTCCTGTTCATCCTGATCGCAAACTGGTCCTCGCTGGTACCGGGGCTGGAGCCACCAACGGCGCAACTGGAAACCGATGCGGCACTTGCCGTGCTGGTCTTTCTGTCAGTGATCTGGTTCGGCATACGTGGCGCAGGCGTGAGCGGCTATCTGAGATCTTTTGCCGCGCCCAATGCCGTCATGATTCCTTTGAACATGCTGGAAAGCGTCACCCGGACCTTCTCGATGTTCGTGCGCCTGTTTGGCAATGTCATGAGCGGGGTTTTCATCATCGGCATCGTCGCCTCGCTGGCAGGACTGCTGGTACCGATCCCGTTAATGGCGCTCGACCTGCTGACCGGTCTGGTACAGGCCTATATTTTTGCGATTCTGGCGATGGTGTTCATCACTGCCACGGTCGAGGACGGCCAGCCCGAGCCGGCCGACACAGAACCTACCTCACCTACCTCTTTTCCAACAAAACAAGACAAGGAACCCTGATGGACTATCTCAGCCTGGCCAGTATTATCTGTGCCGCTTTCGCCGTATCTTTCGGCGCTATCGGACCTGCACTGGCCGAAGGTCGCGCTGTTGCCGCCGCAATGGATGCCATTGCGCGGCAGCCAGAAGCAGCGAACACCATCTCACGAACGCTGTTTGTGGGACTTGCAATGATCGAGACGACAGCGATCTATTGCCTGGTGATCGCGCTTTTATTGCTCTTCGCCAACCCGCTACTGGCGTAGCCCCATGACAATCGATTTCTGGGGTCTCGGGCTACAGGTCGTCAATGTCCTGATCCTGATCTGGCTACTCTCGCGTGTGTTCTGGCGTCCGATCTCGACGGCCATTGCCAAGCGGCAAGAGGCTACCCACGCCATGCTCGCCACGGCACAAACAACGCAGAGCAAAGCCGACGAGACTCTATCAAGACTGCTTGAGGATCGTAACGGCATCGAGATGGAGCGCACGACATTACTAGCCAACGCCGCTACCGAGGCACAGGAAGCCTCCAAGGCAATCCTGGCCGATGCACAGAAGCGGGCGGACACGCTACTCAGTGCTGCGCAAACCTCTGTTGAGCGTAACAACGAGACTGCGCGCAAGGACAATGCTGTGCAGGCCTCGGCATTGTCAGTGGACATTGCGGCAAAGCTTCTGGGACGACTGAACAGCCCCACGCTTCACAACGCCTTTCTGGCCTCTTTGCTTGAGGCCATCGCGACCATGTCGGACTCAGAGCGCGCCTCCTTGCTCGCCGCTGATGACGATATACAAATAGTGAGTGCAGCCGCCCCGACGAGTGAGCTTAGAGACGAGATCGAAAAAGCGGTGATCACCGCCCTGGGCGGGGCTCCGTCCGGGCTGAGTTTTGTTGTCGATCCCGACCTGATCAACGGACTGGAACTGCGTAGCAAGCATTTCGTACTGCATAACAGCTGGCAGGCGGATCTGGCGGTAGTCCTGAAGGAGATGAAGGGTGCAGCCTGAAACACCTGACTGGTTTGCTACCGCGCAGACGGCATTAAACAAGACGCAGCTTGGGCCAAGAGCTGAATATAAAGGCCGAGTCGAGGAAATCGGCGACGGCGTGGCGATGATCTCGGGGCTCGACAACGTTCGACTAGACGAGGTGTTGCGCTTTCAGGGCGGTCAGATCGGCTTTGCCCGCGTGCTTGATCCCGACCTGATCGGCTGTGTGCTACTGGATGCAGCCAGCGAAGTCGAGGCCGGCGATGCGGTGTTCGGCACCGGTGAGGTGGTCAATGTTCCCGTCGGTGAAGCGCTGCTCGGACGCATCATCGACCCGCTTGGCCGCCCCCTCGATGACAAGCCGCCCATCGAGACTCAAACACACCTGCCTATCGAACGCCCTGCACCGTCGATCATCGATCGTGACCTGGTGACCGAACCGGTACAGACCGGTATCGTGGCCATGGATACTTTATTTGCGTTGGGCCGAGGTCAGAGAGAACTGATTGTCGGTGATCATTCCACCGGCAAGACAACGCTTGCCATCGATGCATTGATTGCACAGCGCGACAGCGACATGATCTGCATCTATGTCGCAGTGGGTCAGAAAACATCCAGCGTGCGCCGCGCCATCGATGCATTACAGGCGAAGGGGAACTTTGCACGTTGTATCGTGCTGGTGGCAGGCTCAGCCTCAGCCCCCGGACTGCAATGGATTGCACCCTATGCCGGCATGACAATGGCTGAGTACTTCCGTGACAAGGGGCAGCACGCCTTGATCGTGATCGATGATCTGTCCAAACACGCTGCCACCCACCGCGAGATTGCGCTGCTGACCCGTCAATCGCCAGGGCGTGAAGCCTATCCCGGTGATGTCTTCTACATTCACGCACGTCTGCTGGAACGAGCGGCAAAGCTGTCGAAGGAGCTCGGCGGCGGCTCTCTGACCGCCC is a window encoding:
- a CDS encoding Ig-like domain-containing protein, whose amino-acid sequence is MYRKSPLIAAPLLITLAACSSDSNYDFEGSKDILDAQIAATSAPQALFSPDPDAPVLPFPNSLFFVGSTDGTLSLPVAETDVQTLANPRVALNQADGFSTIAPIVTTVSEPLDPETLILGDTVRVYEVTTTQAIAVTSIVAEIDNPLLMAVRSIGNQLVLIPTVPLKPKTDYMVVLTNGITDVDGQPLTASLVYGLLKGDQELTNPATLEALRGATATQVGQAQAVSGIEPDDIALSWVFKTQSIREVLQAAKDQTVASPLVLASSGLNTAAEAIGLQGKADVYIGTLDVPYYLTGLTENLDSEEAGTDAEEEERSSDAVLNSFWHNSGGNVVGAVNESGAPDYAPVTTGTETIPVLMSVPNEGEMPADGWPVTIYQHGITRSRTDMLAIADAMADAGRVVIAIDMPMHGLIDTTSPLHADNTPFGERERTFGIDLMVNPLAEDETADADAPTEGPDGKADPSGQYYINLQNLANSRDNLRQSVADLFALRASLGGASIEGLQLDPNNLNFVGHSLGGIVGTTMLSYDDSFHSASLAMPGGGIAQLLANSESLSGRINDGLAAAGIPTGSDEYNSFLTVAQTLLDSADPVNHATTLAQAGRPQVHLMEVIGDLVIPNNVATAPLSGTDPLARLLGLTQVAETSSTGGLVKFSAGDHGSIISPEASLATTIEMQTQVATFAASQGTVLPITNSDVIAPLP
- a CDS encoding chalcone isomerase family protein, which encodes MRIAKRSVYSWTNSIALPSLVMTLALLAGPLHAAKVGGLTLDETIPVGSTQTHYNGAGLRKKLFIKLYVGSLYLETASSDASTIIDADEAMAIRLNILSGMLTRDKLLKALKEGFDNATGGNTAPIQPQIDQMIGLMQDKISPGDSLTLAYEPGVGTHVLKNGTELSVIEGLPFKSALFGIWLSSKPAQGSLKSAMLGS
- a CDS encoding acyl-CoA dehydrogenase, whose protein sequence is MGIIFWLAVLALTLFVLSRHRLSLPVASVATVLVLLLASWLGFLSGVAGTILVLLLVAVGVLFNVRSLRHRFFSFPILKYVRAVLPPMSETERAAIDAGTVWWEAELFRGSPNWSTLQSYPEATLSPAEQAFVDGPVNELCAMMDDWQITHELNDLPPEVWQFIKDQRFLGMVIPESYGGLGFSAMAHSEVVTKLATRSVTGAVTVMVPNSLGPAELLLHYGTETQKDYYLPRLAIGQEIPCFALTGPSAGSDAGAMPDFGIICMGQHEGAEVLGMRVTWEKRYITLGPVATLLGLAFKAYDPDHLLGDEENLGITCALIPTDTAGVKIGRRHYPLDQSFMNGPNSGDEVFIPMDWIIGGQPMVGQGWRMLMESLSVGRGISLPSNGVASGKATSRYVGAYARVRKQFNLPIGKFEGIEEALGRIAGLTYTMDAGRRLTCSALDQGEKPSVVSAILKYYNTEGMRVVLNDGMDIIGGKGICMGPGNFLGRAYQAIPVGITVEGANILTRSLIIFGQGAIRCHPWLMDEITAASLPNQQEALESFDEALMGHVGYAIQNGARSLFHGLTKGYFASAPDVGYNAKYYRRLARMSAAYSFLADFAMLFLGGGLKRKEMLSGRFADGLMHMYMASAVLKRFEDTGRPEDDRPLLEWSVRHSLFQVQVALDQILRNFPNTFIGLVLRGIVFPLGRRYRTPNDALTQACARILLDDSPARDRLTEGVFVSDDPKDVTGCIEHALKRVLAATDAEHKLKESLRLKPYAVDYADWLQQLVQEKVIESAEADLLLQAAEAIEVVVRVDDFPGVAG
- the folE gene encoding GTP cyclohydrolase I FolE, which encodes MDTMKTAYLNILESVGEDPERDGLRDTPERAAKAMAFLTHGYQQTLEEVVNGAIFESESDEMVIVKNIELYSLCEHHLLPFIGKCHVAYLPRGKVIGLSKIARIVDMYARRLQIQESLTHQIATAVLEVTGGRGVGVIIESQHMCMMMRGVQKQNSSMTTSSMLGLFRKDINTRNEFLQLVKD